A genomic window from Vitis riparia cultivar Riparia Gloire de Montpellier isolate 1030 chromosome 16, EGFV_Vit.rip_1.0, whole genome shotgun sequence includes:
- the LOC117933310 gene encoding carboxylesterase 1-like, with protein sequence MSDYPAIPKPPVNFNDYLKMINNPDGSVTRPIILPTTAASPDHTTRIPVLSKDVTINPDKNIWVRIFLPREARDTSPPAAGAARKLPLIVYFHGGGFVICSAADTVFHDHCAHMAAEIGAVVVSVEYRLAPEHRLPAAYEDGVEALHWIKSSGEAWVSEHADVSRCFLMGSSAGANLAYFTGIRVADSVGDLEPLKIGGLILHHPFFGGIQRTGSEVRLEKNGVLPLCATDLAWQLSLPEGVDRDHEYSNPMAKKASEHCSKIGRVGWKLLVTGCEGDLLHDRQVEFVDMLKVNGVEVEAEFVRGDYHVIELFDSSKAKALFGLVKNFMA encoded by the coding sequence ATGTCAGATTACCCTGCAATACCTAAACCCCCCGTCAACTTCAATGACTATCTCAAGATGATCAACAACCCCGATGGCTCCGTCACCAGGCCCATCATCTTACCGACCACCGCTGCATCACCTGATCACACTACCCGCATCCCAGTGCTCTCCAAAGATGTTACCATCAACCCAGATAAGAACATTTGGGTCAGGATTTTCCTGCCCCGAGAAGCACGGGATACTTCCCCTCCTGCTGCTGGAGCTGCAAGAAAGCTGCCCCTCATCGTTTACTTCCACGGCGGCGGTTTCGTGATCTGCAGCGCCGCTGACACCGTTTTTCATGATCACTGCGCTCACATGGCAGCGGAGATCGGTGCCGTCGTCGTCTCCGTGGAGTACAGGCTGGCGCCTGAGCATCGGCTTCCGGCAGCCTACGAGGACGGAGTGGAGGCGCTGCACTGGATCAAGAGCAGCGGAGAGGCTTGGGTGTCAGAGCATGCTGACGTGTCGCGGTGTTTTCTCATGGGTAGCAGTGCGGGAGCAAACCTAGCGTACTTCACGGGCATACGCGTGGCGGATTCAGTAGGAGATCTTGAGCCGTTGAAGATCGGAGGGCTTATCTTGCACCATCCATTTTTTGGTGGGATCCAGAGAACTGGGTCAGAGGTGAGGTTGGAAAAAAACGGTGTACTGCCTCTGTGTGCTACTGATCTGGCGTGGCAATTATCACTGCCGGAGGGCGTTGACCGCGATCACGAGTATAGCAATCCGATGGCTAAGAAAGCCTCAGAACACTGTTCAAAGATCGGACGGGTGGGGTGGAAGTTGTTGGTGACGGGCTGTGAGGGAGATTTGTTGCATGACCGCCAGGTGGAGTTCGTTGATATGTTAAAGGTAAATGGGGTAGAGGTGGAAGCAGAGTTCGTGAGGGGAGATTACCATGTGATAGAACTCTTTGATTCCTCCAAAGCTAAGGCCTTGTTTGGCCTCGTCAAAAATTTCATGGCTTAG
- the LOC117933311 gene encoding carboxylesterase 1-like gives MSDYPAIPKPTVNFNDYLKMINNPDGSINRLITLPTTAASPDHTTHCPVRSKDVTINPDKNIWVRIFLPREARDTSPGAAGAARKLPLIVYFHGSGFVICSATDTVFHDHCAHMAAEIGAVVVSVEYRLAPEHRLPAAYEDGVEALHWIKRCGEAWVSEHADVSRCFLMGSSAGANLAYFAGIRVADSVADLEPIRGLILHHQFFGGIQRTGSELRLENDGVLSLRATDLLWQLALREGHRVLTVITSIAIRWRRKPTLFKIGRVGWKLLVTGCEGDLLHDRQVEFVDMLKANGVEVEAEFVRGDYHVIELFDSSKAKALFGLVKNFMA, from the coding sequence ATGTCAGATTACCCTGCAATACCTAAACCCACCGTCAACTTCAATGACTATCTCAAGATGATCAACAACCCCGACGGCTCCATCAACAGGCTCATCACCTTACCCACCACCGCTGCATCACCTGATCACACCACCCACTGCCCAGTGCGCTCCAAAGACGTCACCATCAACCCAGATAAGAACATTTGGGTCAGGATTTTCCTGCCCCGGGAAGCACGGGATACATCCCCTGGTGCCGCTGGAGCTGCAAGAAAGCTGCCCCTCATCGTTTACTTCCACGGCAGCGGTTTCGTGATCTGCAGCGCCACTGACACCGTTTTTCATGATCACTGCGCTCATATGGCGGCGGAGATAGGTGCCGTCGTCGTCTCCGTGGAGTACAGGCTGGCGCCTGAGCACCGGCTTCCGGCAGCCTACGAGGACGGAGTGGAGGCGCTGCACTGGATCAAGAGATGCGGAGAGGCTTGGGTGTCGGAGCATGCTGACGTGTCACGGTGTTTTCTCATGGGTAGCAGTGCGGGAGCAAACCTAGCGTACTTCGCGGGTATACGTGTGGCGGATTCAGTTGCAGATCTTGAGCCGATCAGAGGGTTGATCTTGCACCATCAATTTTTTGGTGGGATCCAGAGAACTGGGTCAGAGTTGAGGTTGGAAAATGACGGTGTACTGTCTCTGCGTGCTACTGATCTGCTGTGGCAATTAGCACTGCGCGAGGGTCACAGGGTGTTGACCGTGATCACGAGTATAGCAATCCGATGGCGAAGAAAGCCAACACTGTTCAAGATCGGACGGGTGGGGTGGAAGTTGTTGGTGACGGGCTGTGAGGGAGATTTGTTGCATGACCGCCAGGTGGAGTTCGTCGATATGTTAAAGGCAAATGGGGTAGAGGTGGAAGCAGAGTTCGTGAGGGGAGATTACCATGTGATAGAGCTCTTTGATTCCTCCAAAGCTAAGGCCTTGTTTGGCCTCGTCAAAAATTTCATGGCTTAG